A window of Piliocolobus tephrosceles isolate RC106 chromosome 13, ASM277652v3, whole genome shotgun sequence contains these coding sequences:
- the LOC111540748 gene encoding tripartite motif-containing protein 43 — MDSDFSHAFQKELICVICLNYLVDPVTVCCGHSFCRPCLCLSWEEAQSPANCPACREPSQKQDFKTNILLKNLVTIARKASLWQFLSSEKQICGTHRETKKMFCDVEKSLLCLLCSNSQEHGTHKHYPIEGAAEEHREKLLKQMRILWKKIQENQRNLNEERRTAFLWRVDVVLRAQMIRNEYRKLHPVLHREEKQHLERLNKEYQEIFQQLQRSWVKMDQKSKHLKEMYQELMKMCHKPDVELLQDLGDIVARSESVLLYMPQPVNPELTARPITGLVDRLNRFRVEIALTWEVTSHNIRLFEDVRSLMLRRGSLNSDRSDYFAAWGTQVFFSGKHYWELDVDNSWDWALGVCKDSWIRKNGTMVTSKDIFLLLCVKLDNRFSLLTTSPMFPHYVEKPLGRVGVFLDFESGSVSFLNVTRSSLIWSYPAGSLNFPVRPFFYTGHR, encoded by the exons ATGGACTCAGACTTCTCACATGCCTTCCAGAAGGAACTCATCTGTGTCATCTGTTTGAACTACCTGGTAGACCCTGTCACCGTctgctgtgggcacagcttctgTAGGCCCTGTCTCTGCCTTTCCTGGGAAGAAGCACAAAGTCCTGCCAACTGCCCTGCATGCAGAGAACCATCACAGAAACAGGACTTCAAAACCAACATTCTTCTGAAGAATTTAGTGACCATTGCGAGAAAAGCCAGTCTCTGGCAATTCCTGAGCTCTGAGAAGCAAATATGTGGGACCCATAGGGAAACAAAGAAGATGTTCTGTGACGTGGAAAAGAGTCTGCTCTGTTTGCTGTGCTCCAACTCTCAGGAGCACGGAACTCACAAACACTATCCCATTGAAGGGGCAGCTGAGGAACACCGG GAGAAGCTCTTAAAGCAAATGAGGATTTTATGGAAAAAGAttcaagaaaatcagagaaatcTAAATGAGGAGAGAAGAACAGCCTTCCTCTGGAGG GTCGATGTGGTTTTACGGGCACAGATGATCAGGAATGAGTATAGGAAGTTGCATCCAGTTCTCCATAGGGAAGAAAAACAACATCTAGAGAGGCTGAACAAGGAGTACCAAGAGATTTTTCAGCAACTCCAGAGAAGTTGGGTCAAAATGGATCAAAAGAGTAAACACTTGAAAGAAATGTATCAGGAACTAATGAAAATGTGTCATAAACCAGATGTGGAGCTGCTCCAG gATTTGGGAGACATTGTGGCAAG GAGTGAGTCTGTGCTGCTGTACATGCCCCAGCCTGTCAATCCAGAGCTCACTGCAAGGCCCATCACTGGACTGGTGGACAGGCTCAACCGCTTCCGAG TGGAAATTGCCTTGACTTGGGAAGTAACCAGTCACAATATCAGGCTGTTTGAGGATGTGAGAAGTTTGATGCTTAGACGTGGATCTTTGAATTCTGACAGATCTGACTATTTTGCTGCATGGGGAACCCAGGTCTTCTTCTCTGGGAAACACTACTGGGAGCTGGATGTGGACAACTCTTGGGACTGGGCTCTGGGAGTCTGTAAGGACTCCTGGATAAGGAAGAATGGCACAATGGTTACATCTAAGgacatatttcttcttttgtgtgtgaAGCTGGATAATCGTTTCAGTCTCTTGACCACCTCCCCAATGTTTCCTCACTATGTAGAGAAGCCTCTGGGCCGGGTTGGTGTGTTTCTTGATTTTGAAAGTGGAAGTGTGAGTTTTTTGAATGTCACCAGGAGTTCTCTCATATGGAGTTACCCAGCTGGCTCCTTAAATTTTCCTGTCAGGCCTTTCTTTTACACTGGCCACAGATGA